One window from the genome of Mycolicibacterium gadium encodes:
- a CDS encoding cutinase family protein: MAVVNLLRMSSRLAAATATVVCAASTLVLAPSAPAQPGHQPGVPGPGPAPGPIAANAPGPVASQSSACPDIEVIFARGTDDTPGLGTPGSAFVSALRPLVGGQTVSSYAVNYPASYDFLAAADGARDAESRIAMMSQQCPSTKLVLGGYSQGAAVMDMLAGVPPLGNKIGDIGSAAPLPASLQSNIAAVAVFGNPATKFSNPLTSSVFGGRAIDLCKDGDPICSGGRNPFAHNDYVSAGLVQQAANFVAGRV; encoded by the coding sequence ATGGCCGTCGTGAATTTGCTCCGCATGTCGTCACGACTGGCCGCGGCCACTGCGACCGTTGTCTGCGCCGCCTCGACGCTCGTCCTCGCACCGTCGGCGCCGGCCCAGCCCGGCCATCAGCCCGGAGTACCCGGACCAGGACCGGCACCAGGACCGATCGCGGCCAACGCCCCCGGTCCCGTCGCCAGTCAATCGTCGGCATGCCCCGACATCGAGGTCATCTTCGCGCGCGGAACCGACGACACACCGGGTCTCGGAACGCCCGGCTCGGCATTCGTCAGTGCGCTCCGCCCGCTCGTGGGCGGGCAGACCGTCAGCTCTTACGCGGTCAACTATCCGGCGTCGTACGACTTCCTGGCCGCAGCCGACGGCGCCCGTGACGCCGAGAGCCGCATCGCCATGATGTCGCAGCAGTGCCCATCGACGAAGCTGGTGCTCGGCGGATACTCGCAGGGCGCCGCCGTGATGGACATGCTGGCCGGTGTCCCGCCGCTGGGCAACAAGATCGGCGACATCGGTTCGGCGGCCCCGCTGCCCGCAAGCCTGCAATCCAACATCGCCGCGGTAGCCGTGTTCGGCAACCCCGCAACGAAGTTCAGCAATCCGCTCACCAGTTCTGTTTTCGGCGGTAGGGCCATCGACCTCTGCAAGGACGGCGACCCCATCTGCTCGGGCGGCAGGAACCCGTTTGCACACAACGATTACGTGTCTGCCGGCCTGGTTCAGCAGGCCGCGAACTTCGTCGCCGGCCGGGTGTGA
- a CDS encoding cutinase family protein: MIRRHLVIGLVAALISGALLIAPQTVASLTPSANAQSCPPVEVIFARGRLESAGVGRLGNAFVSALRSKSNKNIGVYAVQYPADNELDVGANDMSGHIQYMMNTCPDTRLVLGGYSLGAAVTDVVLALPFNFFGFDSPLPPGADRHIAAVALFGNGITWAGPIGNFNPVYRDRTIDLCHGADPVCNPADPNTWEDNWPAHLAAAYIDAGMANQAADFVASRI; the protein is encoded by the coding sequence GTGATTCGCCGCCACCTCGTCATCGGTCTCGTCGCCGCACTCATCTCCGGCGCCCTGCTCATCGCACCCCAGACCGTCGCGTCGCTGACACCGTCGGCGAATGCTCAATCGTGCCCGCCGGTCGAGGTGATCTTCGCCCGCGGACGACTGGAGTCGGCGGGGGTCGGCAGGCTCGGCAACGCGTTCGTCAGTGCGTTGCGCTCCAAGTCGAACAAGAACATCGGCGTCTATGCGGTGCAGTATCCCGCGGACAACGAGCTCGATGTGGGCGCCAACGATATGAGCGGCCACATCCAGTACATGATGAACACCTGTCCCGATACCCGGTTGGTGCTCGGCGGGTATTCGCTCGGCGCCGCGGTCACCGACGTGGTGCTCGCGCTGCCGTTCAACTTCTTCGGTTTCGATTCCCCGCTACCTCCCGGTGCGGACAGGCACATCGCCGCAGTCGCGTTGTTCGGCAACGGAATCACCTGGGCCGGTCCGATCGGCAATTTCAACCCGGTCTATCGCGACCGGACCATCGACCTGTGCCACGGCGCCGACCCGGTCTGCAACCCGGCCGATCCGAACACGTGGGAAGACAACTGGCCCGCCCACCTCGCCGCCGCGTATATCGACGCGGGCATGGCCAATCAGGCGGCCGACTTCGTCGCGAGTCGTATCTAG
- the truA gene encoding tRNA pseudouridine(38-40) synthase TruA, producing the protein MNKPAIDDGGGLVRLRLDIAYDGTEFAGWATQTGQRTVAGVLDDALSTVFRTRVQLRAAGRTDTGVHAAGQVAHVDVPADALPNAYPRATRPGQREFLPLVQRLARFLPADVRVLDIDRAAPGFDARFSALRRHYAYRLSTAPYGVEPQQARYVTPWPRPLDVDAMVAASRDLVGLHDFAAFCRHREGATTIRDLQRLDWTREGDRVTAHVTADAFCWAMVRSVVGALLAVGEHRREPAWCAALLESTSRSSDFAAAPPQGLTLEGVDYPPDDELEARTKVTRELRVID; encoded by the coding sequence ATGAACAAGCCCGCCATCGACGACGGTGGCGGGCTTGTTCGTCTTCGTCTCGACATCGCCTACGACGGAACGGAGTTCGCGGGCTGGGCCACGCAGACCGGCCAACGTACGGTCGCGGGCGTGCTGGACGACGCTCTTTCGACGGTGTTTCGCACCCGGGTGCAGTTGCGAGCGGCCGGACGCACCGACACCGGTGTCCATGCCGCCGGTCAGGTCGCCCATGTCGATGTACCGGCCGACGCGCTACCAAACGCATATCCCCGGGCCACCCGCCCCGGTCAACGCGAGTTCCTGCCCCTGGTGCAGCGGCTCGCACGGTTCCTCCCTGCCGATGTGCGTGTGCTCGACATCGACCGCGCGGCACCGGGTTTCGACGCGCGGTTCTCCGCGCTGCGCAGGCACTATGCGTATCGCTTGTCGACGGCGCCGTACGGTGTCGAACCGCAGCAGGCCCGCTACGTCACGCCGTGGCCCAGGCCGCTGGATGTCGACGCCATGGTGGCGGCATCGCGGGATCTGGTTGGGCTGCACGACTTTGCCGCGTTTTGCCGTCACCGCGAGGGCGCGACGACGATCCGTGATCTGCAGCGGCTGGATTGGACACGCGAGGGTGACCGGGTCACCGCGCACGTCACCGCGGATGCGTTCTGCTGGGCGATGGTGCGATCGGTGGTCGGCGCGTTGTTGGCCGTCGGTGAACATCGCCGCGAACCCGCCTGGTGCGCGGCGCTATTGGAGTCCACGAGCCGGTCCAGTGATTTCGCGGCGGCGCCGCCGCAGGGTCTGACGCTCGAGGGCGTCGACTACCCGCCCGACGACGAGCTCGAGGCCCGGACGAAGGTCACCCGCGAGCTTCGGGTGATCGACTAG
- the rplQ gene encoding 50S ribosomal protein L17, with protein MPKPTKGPRLGGSSSHQKALLANLATSLFEHGRIKTTEPKARALRPYAEKLITHAKKGTLHNRREVMKKIRDKDVVHTLFAEIGPFYSDRNGGYTRIIKVEARKGDNAPMAVIELVREKTVTDEANRARRSAASKKAAQPVAAAAAPQAAVEPEAAVGPEETVEEVKAEDAAIEEGQEAEAAEEVAEAEAEEKADDEKADDAK; from the coding sequence ATGCCCAAGCCCACCAAGGGTCCTCGCCTCGGCGGGTCGTCCTCACACCAGAAGGCGCTGCTGGCCAACCTGGCCACCTCGCTCTTCGAGCACGGCCGGATCAAGACCACCGAGCCCAAGGCGCGGGCATTGCGGCCCTACGCGGAGAAGCTCATCACCCACGCCAAGAAGGGCACGCTGCACAACCGGCGTGAGGTGATGAAGAAGATCCGCGACAAGGACGTCGTGCACACGCTGTTCGCCGAGATCGGTCCGTTCTACTCCGACCGCAACGGCGGCTACACCCGCATCATCAAGGTGGAGGCGCGAAAGGGCGACAACGCCCCGATGGCCGTCATCGAGCTGGTGCGGGAGAAGACCGTGACCGACGAGGCCAACCGCGCTCGCCGGTCGGCCGCCTCGAAGAAGGCCGCACAGCCGGTGGCGGCTGCCGCCGCGCCGCAGGCCGCGGTCGAGCCGGAGGCTGCGGTCGGGCCGGAGGAGACCGTCGAAGAGGTCAAGGCTGAGGACGCCGCCATCGAAGAGGGTCAGGAAGCCGAAGCCGCCGAAGAGGTCGCCGAGGCTGAGGCCGAGGAGAAGGCCGACGACGAAAAGGCCGACGACGCCAAGTAG
- a CDS encoding DNA-directed RNA polymerase subunit alpha, producing the protein MLISQRPTLSEEVKSENRSQFVIEPLEPGFGYTLGNSLRRTLLSSIPGAAVTSIRIDGVLHEFTTVPGVKEDVTDIILNLKGLVVSSEEDEPVTMYLRKQGPGAVTAGDIVPPAGVTVHNPEMHIATLNDKGKLEVELVVERGRGYVPAVQNKASGAEIGRIPVDSIYSPVLKVTYKVEATRVEQRTDFDKLVIDVETKNSITARDALASAGGTLVELFGLARELNTDSEHIEIGPSPAEADHIASFALPIDDLDLTVRSYNCLKREGVHTVGELVARTESDLLDIRNFGQKSIDEVKIKLHQLGLSLKDSPATFDPSEVAGYDVATGTWNSDASYDLDDNQDYAETEQL; encoded by the coding sequence ATGCTGATTTCTCAGCGACCCACATTGTCCGAAGAGGTCAAGTCGGAGAATCGGTCCCAGTTCGTCATCGAGCCGCTGGAGCCCGGATTCGGTTACACGCTTGGCAATTCGCTTCGGCGCACGCTGCTGTCGTCCATCCCGGGCGCGGCGGTCACCAGCATTCGCATCGACGGCGTGCTGCACGAGTTCACCACCGTCCCCGGGGTGAAGGAAGACGTCACCGACATCATCCTGAACCTCAAGGGTCTGGTCGTGTCCTCGGAGGAGGACGAGCCGGTCACCATGTACCTGCGCAAGCAGGGCCCGGGTGCGGTCACAGCGGGTGACATCGTCCCGCCGGCCGGCGTGACGGTGCACAACCCCGAGATGCACATCGCGACGCTGAACGACAAGGGCAAGCTCGAGGTCGAGCTGGTCGTCGAGCGCGGCCGCGGCTACGTGCCCGCCGTGCAGAACAAGGCGTCGGGTGCCGAAATCGGCCGTATCCCGGTCGATTCCATCTACTCGCCGGTCCTCAAGGTCACCTACAAGGTGGAGGCCACCCGCGTCGAGCAGCGCACCGACTTCGACAAGCTGGTCATCGACGTCGAGACCAAGAACTCGATCACTGCTCGGGATGCGCTGGCGTCTGCGGGCGGGACGCTGGTCGAACTGTTCGGTCTGGCACGGGAACTCAACACCGATTCCGAGCACATCGAGATCGGTCCGTCGCCTGCCGAGGCCGATCACATCGCCAGCTTCGCGCTGCCGATCGACGATCTAGACCTCACGGTGCGGTCGTACAACTGCCTCAAGCGCGAGGGTGTGCACACGGTGGGCGAGCTCGTCGCCCGCACGGAGTCCGATCTGCTGGACATCCGTAACTTCGGCCAGAAGTCCATCGACGAGGTGAAGATCAAGCTGCATCAGCTTGGTCTGTCGCTGAAGGACAGCCCGGCCACGTTCGATCCGTCCGAGGTCGCCGGCTACGACGTCGCCACCGGCACCTGGAACAGCGATGCGAGCTACGACCTGGACGACAACCAGGACTACGCCGAAACCGAACAGCTCTAA
- the rpsD gene encoding 30S ribosomal protein S4, translating to MARYTGPATRKSRRLGVDLVGGDQSFEKRPYPPGQHGRARIKESEYRQQLQEKQKARFSYGVMEKQFRRYYEEANRQPGKTGDNLLRILESRLDNVIYRAGLARTRRMARQLVSHGHFTVNGVKVDIPSYRVSQYDIIDIKEKSLNTLPFEVARETAGDRPIPGWLQVVGERQRILVHQLPERAQIDIPLQEQLIVELYSK from the coding sequence ATGGCTCGTTACACCGGACCCGCGACCCGCAAGTCACGCCGCCTCGGCGTCGACCTGGTCGGCGGCGATCAGTCCTTCGAAAAGCGTCCTTATCCCCCGGGCCAGCATGGCCGCGCGCGGATCAAGGAGAGCGAATACCGCCAGCAGCTGCAGGAGAAGCAGAAGGCCCGCTTCTCGTACGGCGTGATGGAGAAGCAGTTCCGCCGCTACTACGAAGAGGCCAATCGGCAGCCCGGCAAGACCGGTGACAACCTGCTGCGCATCCTCGAGAGCCGGCTGGACAACGTCATCTACCGCGCAGGCCTGGCCCGCACTCGCCGCATGGCGCGTCAATTGGTCAGCCACGGCCACTTCACCGTCAACGGTGTCAAGGTCGACATCCCGAGCTACCGGGTGTCGCAGTACGACATCATCGACATCAAGGAGAAGTCGCTGAACACGCTGCCGTTCGAGGTCGCGCGCGAGACCGCGGGCGATCGCCCGATTCCGGGCTGGCTGCAGGTCGTCGGCGAGCGTCAGCGCATCCTGGTGCATCAGTTGCCGGAGCGCGCACAGATCGACATCCCGCTGCAGGAGCAGCTGATCGTCGAGCTCTACTCGAAGTAA
- the rpsK gene encoding 30S ribosomal protein S11: protein MPPAKKAAGGAPKKGQKTRRREKKNIPHGAAHIKSTFNNTIVSITDPQGNVIAWASSGHVGFKGSRKSTPFAAQLAAENAARKAQEHGVKKVDVFVKGPGSGRETAIRSLQAAGLEVGAIADVTPQPHNGCRPPKRRRV, encoded by the coding sequence ATGCCACCCGCAAAGAAGGCAGCAGGCGGAGCTCCCAAGAAGGGTCAGAAGACCCGCCGCAGGGAAAAGAAGAACATTCCGCACGGCGCCGCGCACATCAAGAGCACGTTCAACAACACGATCGTGTCGATCACCGACCCGCAGGGCAACGTCATCGCGTGGGCGTCCTCGGGACACGTCGGCTTCAAGGGTTCGCGTAAGTCGACCCCGTTCGCCGCACAGCTGGCCGCCGAGAACGCGGCCCGCAAGGCGCAGGAGCACGGCGTCAAGAAGGTCGACGTCTTCGTGAAGGGCCCGGGCTCGGGCCGCGAGACCGCCATCCGCTCGTTGCAGGCCGCCGGCCTCGAGGTCGGCGCCATCGCCGACGTCACGCCCCAGCCGCACAACGGGTGCCGTCCGCCGAAGCGGCGCAGGGTCTAG
- the rpsM gene encoding 30S ribosomal protein S13 yields MARLVGVDLPRDKRMEIALTYIYGVGRTRSQEILEATGIDRDLRTKDLTDDQVTQLRDYIEGNLKVEGDLRREVQSDIRRKIEIGCYQGLRHRRGLPVRGQRTKTNARTRKGPKRTIAGKKKAK; encoded by the coding sequence GTGGCACGTCTAGTGGGCGTCGACCTCCCGCGCGATAAGCGCATGGAGATCGCGCTGACCTACATCTACGGCGTCGGCCGTACCCGCTCCCAGGAGATCCTGGAAGCTACCGGCATCGACCGGGACCTGCGCACCAAGGACCTGACCGACGATCAGGTCACGCAACTGCGCGACTACATCGAGGGCAACCTCAAGGTGGAGGGCGACCTGCGCCGCGAGGTGCAGTCTGACATTCGCCGCAAGATCGAGATCGGCTGCTACCAGGGCCTGCGGCACCGCCGCGGCCTGCCGGTGCGTGGCCAGCGGACCAAGACCAATGCGCGCACCCGCAAGGGCCCGAAGCGCACCATCGCCGGTAAGAAGAAGGCCAAGTAA
- the rpmJ gene encoding 50S ribosomal protein L36: protein MKVNPSVKPICDKCRVIRRHGRVMVICSDPRHKQRQG from the coding sequence GTGAAGGTGAACCCGAGCGTCAAGCCCATTTGTGATAAGTGCAGGGTGATCCGTCGGCATGGGCGGGTCATGGTGATCTGCTCCGATCCTCGCCACAAGCAGCGCCAAGGATGA
- the infA gene encoding translation initiation factor IF-1: MAKKDGAIEVEGRVVEPLPNAMFRIELENGHKVLAHISGKMRQHYIRILPEDRVVVELSPYDLTRGRIVYRYK, encoded by the coding sequence ATGGCCAAGAAAGACGGCGCCATAGAGGTCGAGGGTCGCGTGGTCGAGCCCCTGCCCAATGCGATGTTTCGCATTGAGCTGGAGAACGGTCACAAGGTTCTCGCTCATATCAGCGGCAAGATGCGGCAGCACTACATCCGCATTCTGCCCGAGGACCGTGTCGTGGTGGAGCTGTCTCCATACGACCTCACTCGGGGCCGCATCGTTTACCGGTACAAGTAA
- the fdxA gene encoding ferredoxin: MTYVIGSACVDVMDKSCMAECPVDCIYEGARSLYINPDECVDCGACKLICRVEAIEYETDLSEDEVVHLADNAAFFTTVLPGRDRPLGVPGGALQLGRVGVDTPLVAAMPAKPPTAGHSPL; this comes from the coding sequence GTGACCTACGTGATTGGTTCGGCGTGTGTGGATGTGATGGACAAGTCCTGTATGGCGGAGTGCCCGGTGGACTGCATCTATGAGGGCGCGCGCTCGCTCTACATCAACCCCGACGAATGCGTCGACTGCGGTGCATGCAAGTTGATCTGTCGGGTCGAAGCGATCGAGTACGAGACGGACCTGTCCGAGGACGAGGTGGTGCACCTGGCCGACAACGCCGCGTTCTTCACCACGGTCCTGCCCGGGCGGGACCGTCCGCTCGGCGTGCCCGGGGGAGCGCTGCAGCTGGGACGCGTCGGCGTCGACACTCCGTTGGTGGCGGCCATGCCGGCGAAACCGCCGACGGCCGGTCACTCCCCGTTGTGA
- a CDS encoding ATP-binding protein — protein MGAQGEEECVRDELRTLFLFEDLSDPQLDILCAAGHIETFPAGPIVQEGEPATCFYVMIDGELIMSKRSGGVDIQTNRTSQRGVYFGAWSAYIPGEEQAYQASVRLTRPARCFVLDSNKFADFMRTQFPMAVHLLEGHLVGGRRQTQIIGQREKLLALGTITAGLTHQLNNPAAATARAVADLREGVGHMRHKLAMVAEAKFTPEALRVLVNIQDEVAEQVAKSRDHELTALETSDREDQIGEWLEDHGIVGAWDYAPTFVEAGLDTDWLERVSALVDDVDNTASLQGAIGWLKYTIDNELRMNEIAEASKRISTLLAGAKQYSQMDRASYGSADVHELLRSTLMMFGDKIGMEGKGKPVTLVKQMDKTLPELQCYPGDLNQVWENIIDNAIQAMGGQGTLTIRTSRENDEMIRIEICDDGPGIPEEIIGRIFTPFFTTKPFGEGTGLGLDLAWRIIVEKHGGNIAVQSEPGDTRFIVCLPLVAPAPIAPTPGELSAAGTE, from the coding sequence ATGGGCGCACAAGGCGAAGAGGAATGCGTGCGTGACGAACTGCGGACCCTGTTCCTGTTCGAGGACCTGTCCGATCCGCAGCTCGACATCCTGTGCGCGGCCGGCCACATCGAGACGTTCCCCGCGGGCCCCATCGTCCAGGAAGGCGAGCCGGCGACCTGTTTTTACGTGATGATCGACGGCGAGCTGATCATGTCGAAGCGGTCCGGCGGCGTCGACATCCAGACCAACCGCACGTCTCAGCGCGGCGTGTACTTCGGCGCGTGGTCGGCCTACATCCCCGGTGAAGAGCAGGCCTATCAGGCCTCGGTACGCCTGACCAGGCCCGCCCGCTGCTTCGTGTTGGACTCCAACAAGTTCGCGGATTTCATGCGAACCCAGTTCCCCATGGCCGTCCATCTGCTCGAGGGACACCTCGTCGGTGGCCGCCGACAGACCCAGATCATCGGCCAGCGCGAGAAGCTGCTGGCGCTGGGCACCATCACCGCGGGCCTGACCCATCAGCTCAACAACCCGGCCGCCGCCACCGCCCGCGCGGTGGCTGACCTACGCGAAGGCGTCGGGCATATGCGGCACAAGCTCGCGATGGTGGCCGAGGCCAAGTTCACGCCGGAGGCCCTGCGGGTTCTGGTGAACATTCAGGACGAGGTCGCCGAGCAGGTCGCCAAGTCCCGAGATCATGAGCTGACCGCGCTGGAAACCTCCGATCGCGAAGACCAGATCGGCGAATGGCTCGAAGACCACGGCATCGTCGGCGCCTGGGATTACGCGCCGACGTTCGTGGAGGCGGGCCTGGACACCGATTGGCTGGAGCGGGTTTCGGCGTTGGTGGACGACGTCGACAACACCGCGTCGCTGCAGGGCGCGATCGGTTGGCTGAAATACACGATCGACAACGAGCTGCGGATGAACGAGATCGCCGAGGCCAGCAAGCGCATCTCCACGCTGCTCGCGGGTGCGAAGCAGTACTCGCAGATGGATCGCGCCTCCTACGGCAGCGCCGACGTCCACGAACTGCTGCGCAGCACACTCATGATGTTCGGCGACAAGATCGGCATGGAAGGCAAGGGCAAGCCCGTCACCCTGGTCAAGCAAATGGACAAGACCCTGCCCGAATTGCAGTGCTACCCAGGGGATCTCAACCAGGTGTGGGAGAACATCATCGACAACGCCATCCAGGCGATGGGCGGCCAGGGCACCTTGACCATCCGCACTTCGCGCGAGAACGACGAGATGATTCGCATCGAAATCTGCGACGACGGGCCAGGCATCCCCGAGGAGATCATCGGCCGCATCTTCACACCCTTCTTCACGACGAAGCCATTCGGTGAGGGCACCGGTCTCGGACTGGATCTCGCCTGGCGGATCATCGTCGAGAAGCACGGCGGAAACATCGCCGTGCAGTCCGAACCGGGCGACACCAGATTCATCGTCTGCCTTCCGTTGGTGGCCCCCGCCCCGATCGCGCCCACGCCGGGCGAACTGTCGGCCGCCGGCACGGAATAG
- a CDS encoding LLM class F420-dependent oxidoreductase — protein sequence MTTPDLGKFGVFGHYSGWQQLSAQQLKDIESLGYGAIWAGGSPPAELDWIDPILSATESLQLATGIVNIWTAAAGPVAESFHRIEKAHPGRFLLGIGVGHPEAHQEYKKPYDALNEYLDKLDEYGVPKDRRVVAALGPQVLKLSARRSAGAHPYLTTPEHTARARELVGPDAFIAPEHKVVLTTDADRARAVGRKALEVYLNLANYLNNWKRLGFTDADVAKPGSDALVDAVVAYGTTDAVSARLTEHLTAGANHVPIQVLTGTDKLVPALTELAGPLGLQ from the coding sequence ATGACCACACCTGATCTCGGCAAGTTCGGCGTTTTCGGCCACTACTCGGGGTGGCAGCAGCTGTCCGCGCAGCAGCTCAAGGACATCGAATCCCTCGGCTACGGAGCCATCTGGGCCGGTGGCTCACCACCTGCCGAGCTCGACTGGATCGACCCCATCCTGTCAGCCACCGAGTCGCTGCAACTGGCGACGGGCATCGTCAATATCTGGACTGCCGCGGCCGGTCCTGTCGCCGAATCCTTCCACCGCATCGAGAAGGCCCACCCCGGCCGGTTCTTGCTCGGCATCGGCGTCGGCCATCCCGAAGCACACCAGGAGTACAAGAAGCCCTACGACGCGCTGAACGAGTACCTCGACAAGCTCGACGAGTACGGCGTACCCAAGGACCGCCGGGTGGTGGCCGCGCTCGGTCCGCAGGTGCTCAAGCTGTCGGCGCGCCGCAGCGCCGGGGCGCATCCGTACCTGACCACACCCGAGCACACCGCGCGGGCACGCGAGCTCGTCGGTCCGGACGCCTTCATCGCCCCCGAGCACAAGGTGGTGCTGACCACGGATGCGGACCGCGCCCGCGCGGTCGGCCGTAAGGCGCTGGAGGTCTACCTGAACCTCGCGAACTACCTGAACAACTGGAAGCGGCTGGGCTTCACCGATGCCGACGTCGCGAAGCCGGGCAGCGACGCGCTCGTCGACGCGGTCGTGGCGTACGGCACCACCGACGCCGTCTCCGCACGGCTCACCGAGCACCTGACCGCAGGCGCCAACCATGTTCCGATTCAGGTCTTGACGGGTACTGACAAGCTCGTGCCCGCGCTCACCGAGTTGGCGGGCCCGCTCGGACTTCAGTGA
- a CDS encoding LLM class F420-dependent oxidoreductase, with amino-acid sequence MSELKPDLGRFGVWTFGTPKPEQATEIERLGYGAIWIGGSPAGDLEYVEPLLDATETLQVATGIINVWQAPAEQVGEAYHRIEDKYPGRFLLGVGIGHPEHTEEYRKPYDVLVEYLDVLDGLKVPTSRRVIAALGPKVLKLSARRSAGAHPYLTTPQHTGEARNLLGPTVFLAPEHKVVLARDAEASRKIGRDTVDFYLNLSNYLNNWKRLGFTDDDIAKPGSDRLIDAVVAHGTPEDITKQLTEHIEAGADHVAIQVLGGWDALLPTLEELAGPLGLKS; translated from the coding sequence ATGAGTGAGCTCAAACCCGACCTCGGCCGTTTCGGGGTATGGACGTTCGGCACACCCAAGCCCGAACAGGCGACCGAGATCGAGCGGCTGGGCTACGGCGCGATCTGGATCGGCGGCTCACCGGCAGGTGATCTCGAATACGTCGAGCCGCTGCTGGACGCCACCGAGACACTGCAGGTCGCGACCGGCATCATCAACGTCTGGCAGGCACCAGCCGAGCAGGTCGGCGAGGCCTATCACCGCATCGAGGACAAGTACCCGGGACGGTTCCTGCTCGGCGTCGGGATCGGACACCCCGAACACACCGAGGAATACCGCAAGCCCTACGACGTGCTCGTCGAATACCTCGATGTGCTCGACGGCTTGAAGGTGCCGACGAGCCGACGGGTCATCGCCGCGCTAGGGCCCAAGGTGCTCAAGCTGTCGGCCCGGCGCAGCGCGGGCGCCCACCCGTACTTGACCACCCCCCAGCACACCGGAGAGGCCCGAAACCTGTTGGGGCCAACGGTATTTCTGGCCCCTGAGCACAAGGTCGTGCTGGCGCGCGACGCCGAGGCGTCCCGGAAGATCGGGCGCGACACCGTGGACTTCTACCTCAACCTCTCCAACTATCTGAACAACTGGAAGCGGCTGGGGTTCACCGACGACGACATCGCCAAGCCCGGCAGTGACCGGCTGATCGACGCGGTCGTCGCGCACGGCACGCCCGAGGACATCACCAAGCAGCTCACCGAGCACATCGAGGCCGGAGCCGATCACGTGGCGATCCAGGTGCTGGGCGGCTGGGATGCCCTGCTGCCGACGCTGGAGGAACTGGCGGGCCCGCTCGGCCTCAAGAGCTGA
- a CDS encoding TIGR03086 family metal-binding protein — protein MHITSDALPLHRAAVQASVDAVNAVVPDDLARPTPCAGWNLSALLAHMTVQHHGFAAAARGGTDPEVWEPATVADAVASDPAGTYASAADDVLRAFEADGVLEAAFALPEFGSGATFPGAMAIGFHFVDYVVHGWDVARTIGAAYELPKAVVDAVLPIAFAVPDGEFRADEGSPFRRAVTVNDGASDMDRLLAHLGRSPDWTAVRV, from the coding sequence ATGCATATTACTTCGGACGCTCTTCCCCTGCACCGCGCCGCAGTGCAGGCTTCTGTGGACGCGGTGAACGCCGTCGTACCTGACGATCTCGCCCGGCCGACGCCGTGTGCCGGCTGGAATCTGTCAGCCCTGCTCGCGCACATGACCGTCCAGCACCACGGCTTCGCCGCAGCGGCCCGCGGCGGCACCGACCCCGAAGTGTGGGAACCCGCGACCGTCGCCGATGCGGTGGCCTCGGATCCCGCCGGCACCTACGCGTCGGCCGCCGACGACGTACTCAGGGCGTTCGAGGCCGACGGCGTGCTCGAGGCGGCCTTCGCGCTCCCCGAATTCGGCTCCGGCGCAACATTTCCCGGAGCGATGGCGATCGGTTTTCACTTCGTCGACTACGTCGTGCACGGCTGGGACGTCGCTCGCACCATCGGCGCGGCATACGAACTGCCGAAGGCGGTCGTCGATGCCGTGCTGCCGATCGCGTTCGCCGTCCCCGATGGTGAGTTCCGCGCCGACGAGGGCAGCCCGTTCCGACGCGCGGTCACCGTCAACGACGGTGCCAGCGACATGGACCGGCTACTCGCCCACCTCGGCCGCTCGCCGGATTGGACTGCCGTTAGGGTTTGA